ACCGACGTGACATTCATCGACCGCATCCCGAAAGCATCGATCCTGCGCCCCACCACAATTCCCGAGTACGGCGGAGCAACCACCTGGGCATCCACCACGGCGGCCTACAACCAGTTGCCGCATTCACTGAAGGTTCTGGTGGAGAATCTGCGTGCTGTGCACACCAATGCCTACGACTACGCCGAGATCGTGGACAAGGTGCAGCAGGGCAACGCGCAGCGTGTGACCAACTACGGTGAGTTCACTCGCGAGATCTACGAGACGGAGCACCCGGTGGTGCGCATCCACCCGGCAACGGGGGAGAAGACCTTGCTTCTCGGACACTTCGTCAAGGAGTTTGTCGGTCTCAAGCCGTCGGAGTCGGTTGCTTTGTTCCAGCTGTTGCAGGCGCGAGTCATCAAGTTGGAAAACACGGTTCGTTGGGCCTGGGAAGCGGGAGATCTGGCGATCTGGGACAACCAGGCTACTCAGCACTACGGTGTCTCCGATTACGGAACTCAGGCGCGCAGTGTGCACCGAGTGACGTTGGCCGGCGACGTACCGGTGGACGTTCACGGCGAGTCCAGCCGCATCATCAAGGGCGACGCGTCCGAGTTCTCGATCATCGCGGACATCGAGCGGCTCCCCGGGTTTGCCGCTAACTGATTTAGTGCAGATCTGACAACGAAGCGCGTTTGGTGGCCGCTAGTGCGGTCACCAAACGCGCTCGTCGCGTTCAGGGGGCAGCTCGAACATCTGACCCCAGGAGTGATGGCACGCAAGGCAACTCCATTTGGGAGTGTCCGGGCCTACGACGCACCCGGTGACCGAGATCCAGGGAATTTCGTTGTGGAGGTAGGCCGGCATTCCGGGGGAACAGCTCGACGTCCAGTGGGCCCGGCACTGCGGGCATGGTGGGTGTGTCGAGACCATATATTCAACCAAATTAGTGAATCCGGATAGCGCGATTCTGCTCGCGCATTTTCGGCACAGAACGGCCGGACAGTCGTCTCCTGGTTCGAACTGTCTGAAGACGCGCGACGCCGAGTGAAAATGCATCGAATCGCCTGCTGTGTACTTTTTCAACCGCAGCTGCGCACTACAGGCGGTGCATGTGCCGTAGCTGCCGATCAGGGTGCGGGCGTGCGCAGCGGTTGACGTTGGGTCCGTGGTGTCGATCTCGAAGCAAGCGGGACCGACGGTGGAGTGGAGCGCCCGGAGGATGCGGTCACCGAGCGCGTTGTCGATTTGACCGGTCTCCCTGGGGAATTGGATGGACAACATCTTCTCTATGTCCGGAACCAGCGGGAGTCGATGGAAGGTGTCGAATTGGTCGCTCACCTCCATGCGGGACATGTCGTCGGAGAACGCAGCGGTCAAGGTCTCGGCGCAGAGGACAGTTCGGGGATCGGTGTCCAAGACGGTGATCAGAATATCGCCGGCAGCCATGTCACCGTGAAAGCTCCACGGATCAACTTTCGCCTTGGGTTCGAGAAATGCCACCGCGGCGTCGAGCCAGGGTGTGCCGAGAGCGAGAAATACGTGCTGACCTGCGCTGCGCGTAATCATCTGCACAGTATTGCAAGGGGTGCCGACATAGTGCAGCGATCAAGACACCGGTCAGGGCCGACTGTGCTGCCGGCCCTGACCGGTCATTTCAGTACGTACGGGCGAACAGCGCCGGTTCGGTGTCGGACACCTGCGTAACCTGCTCGCGCGCAACCAGATGACGCAAATGAGCCGCGCCCTCGGACAGTGCCATGGTCTTGCCCATCGGGGAGATATCGGACCACGGCTTGTACCACTTCATATGTGCCGCAACATCCCACACGGTCAACTTCTGATCGCCGAATGCCTCGAGTAGGTGATCCAGACGTTCCTCGTGATGCTCGATCAGCTCGCCGGCGCGGCCACCCACACTGTCGATGGGGATGCCGTGCGCACCGAGCCCGCGTGTGATGTCCATGGTCTGGACGCGTCGTAGTGACGCGAAGAAATCAGCCAGGGCGTCACGTTCCTCGAGGGGATACGTGAAGTTGCCGACGTGCGGGGTTGTCTTCTGCAGGACGTGGTCACCGGTGAACATGACGTTTGCGTCGTCGAGATAGAAGCAGACGTGCCCGGGGGTGTGACCAGGGGTGTAGACGACGCGAAGTCCGCGGCCGGTGAGTTTGATGATCTCGTTGTCCGACAGGACCCTGTCGGGAGCGGAGTCCGCGCTCGTCGGCGGGTTCTCGTTGGTTGCCTGCCGAAATGCGTCGCGATCAGCTTCCGGGGCTCCGGCCTTGGCCATATTGGCCAGCTGGTGGGTCATCCACTCTTCGCCCTTGCTGCTGGCCATTTTGTTGAAGAGGTCGTGATCGTCCTCGTGCATCGCGATCCAGGCACCAGAGGCTTCACGCACGCGTCCACACAGTCCGGTGTGATCGGGATGGAAATGGGTCACCACAACGCCTTCGATATCGGTGACCGAATGACCGATCTCCGCTAACCCGGCATTGAGGCCCTGCCAGCCGTTGTCGTCGTCCCAACCGGCATCGACCAGGATCAGGCCGTTCGGGGACTCCATCGCGTACACCAGCGTTGCGCCGAGTGGGTTGTCGGTGATGGGGACCGGAATCTGGAATATGCCATCTCCGATGGCAGCTGCACCGTTCATCTTTAGTACCTCGTTACCGATTAAGGAATCTGTTTCTATGTCCTTCATGTTTACCGTGCGCTCATTTGGGCCGTGACGCAGGTCCTACTTGGCGGGAATCTGTGACCAGCGGCCTCTATTTCGGATCGTCGAGAGTTTTAGCCACGAATCGGCCGGATTTCAGGGAGAACTGTTGAAACAGTGCATGTTTCGTCGATCGATTGGTTTGGGCATTAGCGCGCCACGCCGGTTGGGTGCGGGTGAGCGAACTAGCGTGTCGAGGGACAGGCGCCGTGCGGCGGTTCTCGAGAAAGACGGGTCATGCGTTTTCAGGTTCTGGACATCATCTTCAACCCACCTCATCCAGTGACCGGAGAGGCAGTAGCCCCGTCGGACCGGCTCAATCGCGTCGTCGAACTCGCGGTTCTCGCCGAAGAGTTGGGTATCGACTCCTTCTCGGTGGGGGAGCGTCACGCCGGCCCGGTTCTGTCCTCTGCGCCGACGGTCGTCCTGGGCGCAATCGCGCAGGCCACAGACCGAATTCTGCTCTCGACGGGTGTCACCGTCCTGTCGTTGCTCGACCCGATTCGGGTGGCCGAGGACTTCGGAACCATCGACCAACTCAGCCGCGGGCGACTCGAAATTGTGATCGGCAAGGGAAACGAGGTGTTGCAGTACCCGTTGCTCGGCCTCGACATCTCCAAGCAGTACGAATACCTGACCGAGAACTACGAACTCCTCAAACTCCTGATCAGCGAGGAAAACGTCAAGTGGGTGGGTACCCATCGGCCCTCTCTCGAGGACGCAACGACGCTACCGCGGCCCTACGACGGGCCTTTCCGTATTTGGCACGGGTCCGCGACTTCCTTCGAGGCAGTCGAGCTTGCTGCACAGTGGGGCGACCCCATCGTCACGGCCAATGCCCTCCAGCCCCGCGAGAACTACAAAGTGCTCATCGACCACTACCGCGAGCAGTATCTCGCTCACGGGCATGATCCGTCCAAGGCTTACGTCGGCTCCGGGTCGGGTGGTCTGTTTCTTGCCGACACCACCGAACAAGCCGTCGAGGAATTCCGCCCCATCTACGAGGGGGCTGTCGCGCAGCAAGACAAGCGTAAGCACGACCCCAAGGCGGTCGGTAAGACGACGAGCTTCCGGACCATCGAGGAAGCCGTCGACCGTGGACCCGCGTTGGTCGGGTCGCCGGAGCGCGTCGCCGAGAAGATCCTTGACTACCACGAGAGTTACGGTCACGACTTCCAGTCCGTATCCATCAATCACGTCCTCGACTTCGAGCAGCAGAAGGACACCTTGCGCCGGTTTGCCGAAGAAGTAATTCCCCTCGTGAAGGCGGAACTGTCGACCAACCTGTGGAGCGTCGGAGATGCGGATCGGGCGAAGGGTTTCACCGCGCTCGACTGAGCCGGCGAGTGTAATCAGGTCCGACGCTGCGACGAGCCACAGCCTGCAGTAGCTTATTACCGACATCGTGGTCGGTTTTACACTGCATTGAAAGTTCTGTGAGTGGGAGTAGTGCGTTGACGTTGGGTGTGAACTCGCTACCCGCAACAGAACTGTCGGACACGCTCTGGGTCGATATTCTGCCGTGGCTGGACGACTATGTGTCCGACCGTGCCGCCCTACTCGAGCCCCTGGCGCCGTCCCCGGACTGGTGGTTCAGTGAGTCGCCGTCGTTCACCGTCCTCGAAGTCGATCTCGAAAAACTGCTGTCCGAATTGGCGTCGCTCTACATTTCCCACCATTCGTCAGCGGTTTTGAGGGAGAGTTTCCCGCTCCTCGATCCGAGTGTGCCGTTTGGTGCGCTCGGGCTCGATACACGCGCCGTGACGTCGCTGGCCCGTTTGGCCTCGCACGCGAATGTCGGCGAACTGCTGACTCACACCACTGCGGAGATTTTCGGTGTTCGCGGAACCAGCGAGCAGACAGTTCACCATGTGGTTCACAGCTTGCTCGTGTGTGCGGTGATGACGGATCCCCGCTCACGGATCGAGACAGCGGACGACGGAGCGGCCCCGCCCGCGATCACTGCCTTACTCGACGATCTCGAGCAGTTGGCGGTGTGGCGACGGGTCCGCGGTCAGGATGCGCGGCCGTTGGTCACCGTCGAGATCGATGACGAGTCGCCGGAACCTATCCAGGAGTTGGCAGCCCGAATTTCCGCGTTGACACCAAATGATCTGCCTGCCGTGCATCGAACCGACGCGATGGACGAGATCGACAACCTATTTTCACAACTCGACGAACGTGAGTCGCTGGTCTTGCGGGAGCGCATTGTGGCGCCGGTGCCGCAGCGGCGAGGAGCGGTCGGCGCGAAGATTGGTGTGGGCTCGGGACGAGTAGGGCAAATCGAAGCCGAGGTGAAAGCAAAGATCAACGACGCCTGTGGGTTCGGAACTGCAGTCGGAAACTTGCTTGCCAGCTTGCGCGTCGAGATTCAGCCGGTAGCTTCGCTCGAGCGCCTTCTGGAATTGCATCCGAGCATCGCCGCCGAGGTGCCCGGGTACGGCGTTCCCTTGTGGTTGGTTCTCGATCGGCTCGACGACTACTTCGAGGTCACCGATGGTTGGGCTGCCGCGCCCGGGGTGGCGGCAGCAAAGAAGCGCACCCAGACATTGCTCGAGGACTTCGAATCACCCAACGGCGTAGTAGCTCTCGGCGACGTCGTAGATGCGGTGTCGATGTCTCGAGGTGAGCTCGAGAAGTGGCTCGACTGGTGCGGAATCACCGTTGTTTCCGGGTCTGCTTTGACCAGGGCGCGCCGAATTTCCGACCTGGCAGTCGGCGCACTGGAGGCGTTGGGGACGCCAAAGACTGTTCCCGAACTGGCGGAGTTGCTGAAGACAGATCGCCCCGAACGGTCGATCGAGCGGGCCCTCGAAGCGGATGATCGCGTCGTACTCGACGCCGGTTCGTGGCACCTTCAGGCTTGGGGTAGTGCGGATGCCATTGCAGACGAAGCTGTTCCGGAACCCAGTGAGTTCAACGTCGGCGGCGATGGAATCGTTCGACGTAAGCGCTCACGCGATACAGCCAAACCGCCGGAGCAGACGCGTCGCCTGTACCGCTCTGGCAATGTCTGGCGATACCGTACGACGGTCACGTCAGAGCATGTGCGGGGTTCGAGCTTTGCGGTGCCGGCCGGTGTGGCGGTCGCAGCCGGTTGTGTGCGAGGCGAGAGCGTGGAACTCGAGAGTCATCTTGGTGTTCAGGCTGTTCGGTGGAGTGGTGCTCAGCCGACCTTCGGCACAATCCGTAGATTCCTCCGTGAGCTGTCCGCGGTCGTGGGCGAAGACATCTTGCTCGAATTGTGGCAGGACGGGACGTTCCGGGTGGTGCGTCCGGTCGTTGTGCACGCCGATGTCGATCCATTGCGACAAGCACTTGCCGAAATCGGCAACCGTGAACCGTTGCGCACCGCCGATCGGCACGTCGTGCGCATTCTCGCCGAAGCGGTGAGTCTCCCCGGCGAAGATCGGCCGCGAAAGCTGTTGCGAGCATACGAAGATCGAGGTGAGGATGCAATCCTCGATCTGTTGGAAGCGGCCTGGGTTCACACCGCAGGATCCGCAGATTCGGAGGCTGGCGATGCCTGACATCTCGGAGGTGGCGACAGTCGGCCCGAAGGCGCTATCAGCTGACGAATCCCTCGCCGGCGCAGTGGGGTTGCACCACACCATCACCACCGCGCTCGCAGATCTGGTGGATAACAGTCTCGACGCCGGTGCCGCGCACGTGTTGATTCGCTTTGTGCAGGACGGGACTCGGATTGTCTCGATGATGCTGATAGACGACGGCCTGGGAATGGACGCCGCCACGATCGACGCAGCGATGACCTACGGGCGCCGACGCGATTACGGCGCAGCAGATTTGGGTCACTTCGGTGTTGGTATGAAGGCCGCATCGCTCAGTCAGGCCCGGGTCCTGCGAGTGTGGTCGAGGCGCTCGGGTAATCCCACCCAAGGCCGCGAGATCAACTCCGGGCAGGGGCGCCAGGCGGTTTCAGTAATCGAAGAGGGGGAGGCCGCAGCTTTCTTCGATGCCGTCACTCCGCGCTTTCCGTTCGATTCCGGCACCATCGTCGAATGGCGCG
The nucleotide sequence above comes from Rhodococcus sp. KBS0724. Encoded proteins:
- a CDS encoding TauD/TfdA family dioxygenase, with the translated sequence MSITELDRAVLTPEEIYAAGGITVHKVGELIGARIDGVHLSGDLSAETAYAINYALAAHKVVFFRGQQHLDDVSQYEFAGTLGTQTTTHPTLKSADNKLLVLDGAASSWHTDVTFIDRIPKASILRPTTIPEYGGATTWASTTAAYNQLPHSLKVLVENLRAVHTNAYDYAEIVDKVQQGNAQRVTNYGEFTREIYETEHPVVRIHPATGEKTLLLGHFVKEFVGLKPSESVALFQLLQARVIKLENTVRWAWEAGDLAIWDNQATQHYGVSDYGTQARSVHRVTLAGDVPVDVHGESSRIIKGDASEFSIIADIERLPGFAAN
- a CDS encoding MBL fold metallo-hydrolase codes for the protein MNGAAAIGDGIFQIPVPITDNPLGATLVYAMESPNGLILVDAGWDDDNGWQGLNAGLAEIGHSVTDIEGVVVTHFHPDHTGLCGRVREASGAWIAMHEDDHDLFNKMASSKGEEWMTHQLANMAKAGAPEADRDAFRQATNENPPTSADSAPDRVLSDNEIIKLTGRGLRVVYTPGHTPGHVCFYLDDANVMFTGDHVLQKTTPHVGNFTYPLEERDALADFFASLRRVQTMDITRGLGAHGIPIDSVGGRAGELIEHHEERLDHLLEAFGDQKLTVWDVAAHMKWYKPWSDISPMGKTMALSEGAAHLRHLVAREQVTQVSDTEPALFARTY
- a CDS encoding LLM class flavin-dependent oxidoreductase, coding for MRFQVLDIIFNPPHPVTGEAVAPSDRLNRVVELAVLAEELGIDSFSVGERHAGPVLSSAPTVVLGAIAQATDRILLSTGVTVLSLLDPIRVAEDFGTIDQLSRGRLEIVIGKGNEVLQYPLLGLDISKQYEYLTENYELLKLLISEENVKWVGTHRPSLEDATTLPRPYDGPFRIWHGSATSFEAVELAAQWGDPIVTANALQPRENYKVLIDHYREQYLAHGHDPSKAYVGSGSGGLFLADTTEQAVEEFRPIYEGAVAQQDKRKHDPKAVGKTTSFRTIEEAVDRGPALVGSPERVAEKILDYHESYGHDFQSVSINHVLDFEQQKDTLRRFAEEVIPLVKAELSTNLWSVGDADRAKGFTALD